The Chryseobacterium sp. 52 genome includes a region encoding these proteins:
- a CDS encoding phosphatidylserine decarboxylase family protein, protein MKLHRESKGTITVATILFIIISVLAIYFLKMWSLLIIMPLLIVYSLVFWFFRVPARNILEHRENVIAPVDGKVVMIKEVEETEFLKGKAIQVSIFMSPLNVHICRYPVSGKVIYKKYHPGKYLVAWHEKSSTENERTTIAVETPTNHQVVFRQIAGYVARRIVFYCNEGDQAKAGHEFGFIKFGSRMDVFLPLDTEIICKIGDITKGGLDVIAKMKD, encoded by the coding sequence ATGAAACTACACAGAGAATCGAAAGGAACGATTACCGTAGCAACGATACTGTTTATTATAATAAGTGTGTTGGCTATTTATTTTCTTAAAATGTGGTCGTTACTGATCATTATGCCATTATTGATTGTTTACAGCCTGGTATTTTGGTTTTTCAGAGTGCCGGCCCGAAATATTCTGGAGCACAGAGAAAATGTGATCGCTCCGGTAGATGGAAAAGTGGTTATGATCAAAGAAGTGGAAGAAACTGAATTTCTGAAAGGAAAAGCTATTCAGGTTTCTATCTTCATGTCGCCACTTAATGTTCATATCTGCAGATACCCGGTATCCGGAAAAGTGATTTACAAAAAATACCATCCCGGAAAATACCTTGTGGCATGGCATGAGAAATCGTCTACAGAGAATGAAAGAACAACAATAGCGGTAGAAACGCCGACGAATCATCAGGTTGTATTCAGACAGATTGCAGGATATGTGGCAAGAAGGATTGTTTTCTATTGTAATGAAGGAGATCAGGCAAAAGCCGGACATGAGTTTGGTTTCATCAAATTCGGCTCAAGAATGGATGTTTTCCTGCCTTTAGATACGGAAATCATCTGTAAGATCGGAGATATTACAAAAGGAGGTCTGGATGTGATCGCCAAAATGAAAGATTAA
- a CDS encoding phosphatidate cytidylyltransferase has protein sequence MDKNLIQRTISGLVYVAVIILCTTPLGAQLINKIHPDLIRQEYLYYGLISLLLVVGTWECVKIMKFGKGYEKWIVFPLVIFIFYVFSKRYFHHDFFFDFRLNEILALSLVAIAVVTLFKYPNELYYDSGKLIFTVIYVALPFSFALGLPKFSSFDGTFSLEVLFLFILIWSSDTFAYLTGKFFGKHKMAPKISPKKTWEGYAGGVVLTLVLSYFIEHYQPELRGNWMVVGFLIAAFAPLGDLVESQLKRNFGVKDSGNIIPGHGGVLDRLDSFLICVPVVYLYFILEKFI, from the coding sequence TTGGACAAAAACCTTATTCAAAGAACTATTTCCGGACTTGTTTACGTTGCCGTTATCATTCTTTGCACAACACCGCTGGGTGCCCAGCTGATCAATAAGATCCATCCGGACCTTATCAGGCAGGAATATCTGTATTACGGACTGATCAGTCTTCTTTTGGTAGTAGGTACCTGGGAATGCGTTAAAATCATGAAATTCGGGAAAGGCTACGAAAAATGGATCGTATTTCCACTGGTTATTTTTATTTTTTACGTTTTCTCCAAAAGATATTTCCACCACGACTTCTTTTTCGATTTCAGACTGAACGAAATATTAGCGCTTTCACTGGTCGCTATTGCTGTGGTTACTTTATTTAAATACCCTAACGAATTATACTACGACAGCGGAAAACTGATTTTTACAGTGATCTATGTGGCACTGCCTTTTAGTTTCGCATTAGGTCTGCCTAAGTTTTCCAGTTTTGACGGAACCTTTTCACTGGAAGTTCTTTTCCTGTTTATTCTGATCTGGAGCAGTGATACCTTTGCTTATCTTACCGGAAAGTTTTTCGGAAAACATAAAATGGCCCCTAAAATCTCTCCAAAGAAAACCTGGGAGGGCTATGCGGGCGGAGTTGTCTTAACGTTGGTTCTATCCTACTTTATAGAGCATTATCAGCCAGAACTCAGAGGTAACTGGATGGTAGTTGGTTTCCTGATTGCGGCATTTGCCCCGCTTGGAGATCTTGTAGAAAGCCAGCTTAAAAGAAATTTCGGCGTAAAAGACAGCGGAAACATCATTCCGGGGCACGGAGGCGTGCTGGACAGACTGGATAGTTTTTTAATTTGCGTTCCTGTCGTATATTTGTACTTTATTTTAGAAAAATTTATTTAA
- a CDS encoding LUD domain-containing protein, with protein MNLFKRIVSKLTNQPEEEEKQSLEKLGDSLKNADLDYKFAQLFTHSGGFFNYCADEAEALQTLNQIIKIEGIGNVFCWDKELQSFLNVVKTPYTSDMEHSNDAAFITCEYLIAYDGRIMLSHNNILHYHSSRLPGKIIIMANVSQIVNNLNDAMGKIKRNGNIKNLTSISGGQSSLDTSSHTNTKLFLLLLED; from the coding sequence TTGAATTTATTCAAGAGGATTGTAAGCAAACTTACCAACCAGCCTGAGGAAGAGGAAAAACAGAGTCTGGAGAAGCTCGGGGATTCGCTGAAAAATGCGGATCTTGACTATAAGTTTGCGCAATTATTTACGCATTCAGGGGGATTTTTTAATTATTGTGCAGATGAAGCGGAGGCTCTACAGACTTTAAATCAAATTATCAAAATAGAAGGGATAGGGAATGTTTTCTGCTGGGACAAAGAGCTTCAGAGCTTTTTGAATGTAGTGAAGACACCTTATACTTCAGATATGGAACATTCCAATGATGCCGCCTTTATTACCTGTGAATATCTTATTGCGTACGATGGCAGAATTATGCTGTCGCACAACAATATCCTGCATTACCATTCTTCAAGACTTCCGGGTAAGATCATTATCATGGCCAATGTTTCACAGATTGTGAATAACCTTAATGATGCGATGGGGAAGATCAAAAGAAACGGGAATATCAAAAACCTAACTTCTATCAGCGGAGGGCAGTCAAGTTTAGATACTTCTTCCCATACGAATACAAAACTGTTTTTATTGCTGCTTGAAGATTAA
- the ftsH gene encoding ATP-dependent zinc metalloprotease FtsH — protein MNNKGFNWFFPIAIVALLLFFGSNFLGGDSAKSIDEDAFFREMQAGKVQNVIIYKDTEKADVFLTKAAKTAMVNKTANQSNPLSAFEMAPKADFSVKYGDLQLFLQKFDQVKATDANIKTTKDYGAGKNPFMDILVSALIWIAILGLFYFLLFRKMGGGGGPGGQIFSIGKSKAKLFDEKERIQVTFKDVAGLEGAKEEVQEVVDFLKNSEKYTKLGGKIPKGVLLVGPPGTGKTLLAKAVAGEAKVPFFSLSGSDFVEMFVGVGASRVRDLFAQAKAKSPAIIFIDEIDAIGRARGKNNFSGGNDERENTLNQLLTEMDGFGTDVNVIVMAATNRADILDKALMRAGRFDRSIYVDLPELHERREIFDVHLLKIKLDDTVDRDFLAKQTPGFSGADIANVCNEAALIAARNSHTSVTKQDFLDAVDRIIGGLEKKNMAIKPSEKRRVAYHEAGHATISWLVEHAAPLLKVTIVPRGRSLGAAWYLPEERQLTTTEQMLDELCATLGGRAAEQVIFNNISTGALSDLESVTKRAQAMVTVYGLSPTIGNISYYDSSGQSEYNFGKPYSEETANKIDVEIKSIIENQYERAVQILTENKDKLDALANKLLEKEVIFREDLEDIFGKRAWDPELTERPVTSTIVTAKEPDEQIIIKDKEEESEIQAPESPSQL, from the coding sequence ATGAACAATAAAGGATTCAACTGGTTTTTTCCAATTGCAATCGTAGCTCTTTTGTTATTTTTCGGTTCCAATTTTTTAGGAGGCGACAGTGCAAAATCTATTGATGAGGATGCTTTCTTTAGAGAAATGCAGGCAGGAAAGGTCCAAAACGTTATAATATACAAAGACACAGAGAAGGCTGATGTTTTCCTGACAAAAGCAGCAAAGACAGCTATGGTCAATAAAACGGCCAATCAGAGCAATCCTCTTTCTGCATTCGAGATGGCTCCAAAAGCAGATTTTTCTGTGAAATACGGAGACCTTCAGCTTTTCCTTCAAAAATTTGATCAGGTAAAAGCTACCGATGCTAATATCAAGACGACAAAAGATTACGGAGCAGGGAAGAACCCGTTCATGGATATCTTGGTTTCTGCATTGATATGGATCGCGATCTTAGGACTTTTCTACTTCCTTCTTTTCAGAAAGATGGGTGGTGGCGGAGGCCCTGGCGGACAGATCTTCTCAATCGGGAAATCTAAAGCAAAGCTTTTTGACGAAAAAGAAAGAATTCAGGTAACATTTAAAGATGTTGCAGGTCTTGAAGGAGCTAAAGAAGAAGTACAGGAAGTTGTAGATTTCCTTAAAAACTCTGAAAAGTACACAAAACTGGGTGGTAAGATTCCTAAAGGTGTCCTTTTGGTAGGACCTCCGGGAACCGGTAAAACATTATTGGCAAAAGCTGTTGCAGGTGAAGCCAAAGTACCATTCTTCTCACTTTCAGGTTCTGACTTCGTGGAAATGTTCGTTGGAGTAGGTGCTTCAAGAGTTAGAGACCTTTTTGCTCAGGCAAAAGCTAAATCTCCGGCTATTATCTTTATCGATGAGATTGACGCCATCGGACGTGCAAGAGGAAAGAATAACTTCTCAGGCGGAAACGACGAAAGAGAGAATACCCTGAATCAGCTTCTTACAGAAATGGATGGTTTCGGAACAGACGTGAACGTAATCGTAATGGCAGCAACCAACAGAGCGGATATCCTTGATAAAGCCCTGATGAGAGCCGGACGTTTTGACCGTTCAATCTATGTAGACCTTCCGGAATTGCATGAAAGAAGAGAGATTTTTGATGTTCACTTGTTGAAAATCAAACTAGACGATACTGTTGACAGAGACTTCTTAGCGAAACAAACCCCTGGATTCAGTGGAGCAGATATCGCTAACGTTTGTAATGAAGCAGCATTGATTGCAGCCAGAAATAGCCACACTTCAGTAACTAAACAGGATTTCCTTGATGCTGTAGACAGAATCATCGGTGGTCTTGAGAAGAAGAATATGGCCATCAAACCTTCTGAAAAAAGAAGAGTTGCTTATCATGAAGCAGGTCACGCTACCATCTCTTGGTTGGTAGAACACGCGGCACCGCTTTTAAAAGTAACGATTGTTCCTAGAGGACGTTCATTAGGAGCAGCATGGTATCTTCCGGAAGAAAGACAATTGACTACTACGGAGCAGATGTTGGACGAGTTGTGTGCCACTTTAGGAGGTAGAGCAGCAGAACAGGTAATTTTTAACAATATTTCAACAGGCGCATTGTCTGACCTGGAATCTGTAACGAAAAGAGCGCAGGCTATGGTTACAGTGTACGGTCTGAGCCCTACTATTGGTAATATTTCTTATTATGACAGTTCAGGACAGTCTGAATATAATTTTGGAAAACCATATTCTGAAGAAACGGCAAATAAGATTGATGTTGAGATTAAATCAATTATCGAAAACCAATATGAGAGAGCAGTTCAGATTCTTACTGAGAATAAAGATAAACTAGATGCTTTAGCGAATAAACTTTTAGAAAAAGAAGTGATCTTCCGTGAAGACCTTGAAGATATATTCGGTAAAAGAGCCTGGGATCCTGAATTAACAGAAAGACCTGTAACCAGTACAATTGTTACGGCGAAAGAACCCGATGAGCAAATCATTATTAAAGACAAAGAAGAAGAAAGCGAAATTCAGGCTCCAGAGAGTCCTTCGCAGCTTTAA
- the rsfS gene encoding ribosome silencing factor, with amino-acid sequence MNKTAEKQALIDKIVEAIQDVKGEDIMIFDLSKIENSVAETFIICSGNSNTQVSALAGSVEKKVRNDLKDRPWHVEGTENSMWVLVDYVTVVVHIFQRETREYYDIEELWGDAKITKIEYEY; translated from the coding sequence ATGAATAAAACAGCAGAAAAGCAGGCACTAATAGATAAAATTGTTGAAGCCATCCAGGATGTAAAGGGTGAAGATATTATGATTTTCGATCTTTCGAAGATTGAAAATTCTGTAGCGGAAACTTTTATAATTTGTAGCGGAAATTCAAACACTCAGGTATCTGCATTGGCAGGAAGTGTTGAGAAAAAAGTAAGGAATGATCTTAAAGACAGACCTTGGCATGTAGAGGGTACAGAAAATTCAATGTGGGTTTTGGTAGATTACGTAACTGTAGTCGTTCACATTTTCCAGAGAGAAACCCGTGAGTACTATGATATTGAAGAACTTTGGGGTGATGCCAAAATCACCAAAATAGAATATGAATATTAA
- a CDS encoding biotin--[acetyl-CoA-carboxylase] ligase, whose amino-acid sequence MNQLFQLKECSSTNDEVSKFLLYENSDFIGVSTFNQTKGRGQYGNTWAAAAGKNVAYTLAVRAQSFLLSDFIFNYYTAVVIRDFLANLTDNVVKIKWPNDIILKNKKIVGILIEKKKFNQNNYFIIGAGFNVLQDKFDEISHAGSLLTQTGKVFDLDDFVFNLHEYLTEKLKNIPTEQDIIDQFNLNLFRKDEISVFEIEKERQNGIIRNADEKGELWIELEKDGLKPFYHKEIKLLY is encoded by the coding sequence ATGAACCAATTATTCCAGTTAAAAGAATGCTCTTCTACTAATGACGAAGTTTCAAAGTTTTTACTTTATGAAAATTCAGATTTTATTGGGGTCTCTACATTCAATCAAACAAAAGGCCGTGGACAATATGGAAATACATGGGCGGCGGCAGCCGGAAAAAACGTAGCATACACACTGGCAGTCCGGGCTCAAAGCTTTCTGCTCTCAGACTTTATATTCAATTACTATACCGCAGTTGTTATTCGGGATTTCCTTGCCAATTTGACTGACAATGTCGTGAAAATAAAGTGGCCGAATGATATTATTCTTAAAAATAAAAAAATCGTTGGAATTTTAATTGAAAAGAAAAAATTCAACCAAAATAATTACTTCATTATTGGCGCAGGCTTCAATGTTCTGCAGGATAAATTTGATGAAATATCACACGCAGGATCACTTCTCACACAGACAGGAAAGGTTTTTGACCTTGATGATTTCGTATTTAATCTTCATGAATATTTGACAGAGAAGCTGAAAAACATTCCTACAGAACAGGACATCATTGATCAGTTTAATCTGAATTTATTCCGAAAGGACGAGATATCGGTCTTCGAAATTGAAAAAGAAAGACAAAATGGCATTATCCGAAATGCTGACGAAAAAGGAGAACTCTGGATAGAACTTGAAAAAGACGGCTTAAAGCCTTTCTACCATAAAGAGATCAAACTCCTTTACTGA
- a CDS encoding LptF/LptG family permease, translating to MKIIDRYIIKKYLGTFSFMLILLSIVVLVIDVQQKIPRIENAKALDPKLDLMYFLIHFYPFWIINLVVTFLAILVFISVIYFTSRMANNTEIVAVISSGASFHRFAKPYLYTSLLIAMVSLVVNHMVLPWANIKKNQLEAYTYNAANKEKILGTGPASAQFSKTEYIFVNSWNKRETRGSGFVYQKFDKNRKMTYELKASEVYWDKAKKQFILTNYLEKTINKNNTEKLGNGVEMRKSYGHSPEELFPNELLGQNKTTPELIKFIDREKEKGNSNLNSYLNEFHQRTSMPVAIIILTFLALSLASQKKRGGLGVNLAIGISLAFVFVFSFEALKVVSENKSLSPAVAMWLPNMVFFPLTLYLYLKRANQ from the coding sequence ATCAAAATTATAGACCGATATATCATTAAAAAATATCTTGGAACATTCAGTTTCATGCTGATATTGCTGTCTATAGTTGTATTGGTGATCGATGTACAGCAGAAGATCCCGAGGATTGAGAATGCGAAAGCACTGGATCCGAAACTGGATCTTATGTATTTCCTTATCCATTTTTATCCCTTCTGGATCATTAACCTGGTGGTAACGTTTCTGGCTATCCTGGTGTTTATTTCTGTAATTTATTTCACATCCAGAATGGCCAACAATACAGAAATTGTTGCGGTGATCAGTAGTGGAGCCAGTTTCCATAGATTTGCAAAACCGTATCTGTATACATCTCTCTTGATTGCTATGGTATCACTTGTCGTTAATCATATGGTGCTTCCGTGGGCTAATATTAAGAAAAACCAGCTGGAGGCCTACACTTATAATGCGGCCAATAAGGAGAAGATCCTTGGAACGGGTCCGGCATCAGCTCAGTTCAGTAAAACAGAATACATCTTTGTCAACTCCTGGAACAAAAGAGAAACCAGAGGTTCAGGATTTGTTTATCAGAAGTTTGATAAAAACAGAAAGATGACCTATGAACTGAAAGCATCTGAAGTATATTGGGATAAAGCTAAAAAACAGTTTATCCTTACCAATTACCTCGAAAAAACCATCAATAAAAACAATACGGAAAAACTGGGCAACGGGGTTGAAATGAGGAAAAGTTACGGGCATTCTCCTGAAGAACTCTTCCCGAACGAACTTCTTGGGCAGAATAAAACCACTCCAGAGCTTATCAAATTCATTGACAGGGAAAAAGAGAAAGGAAACAGCAATCTGAATTCTTACCTTAATGAGTTTCATCAGAGAACGTCAATGCCGGTTGCTATCATTATTTTGACATTCCTGGCGCTTTCTCTGGCTTCCCAGAAGAAAAGAGGAGGTCTTGGAGTCAATCTGGCGATAGGGATTTCTCTGGCATTTGTTTTTGTTTTCTCTTTTGAAGCCTTAAAAGTAGTTTCAGAGAACAAAAGTCTTTCGCCGGCAGTAGCGATGTGGCTTCCCAATATGGTTTTCTTTCCGCTTACGCTGTATCTATATCTGAAAAGAGCAAATCAGTAA
- the tgt gene encoding tRNA guanosine(34) transglycosylase Tgt, with product MKFFNVEKTSEGKARAGEITTDHGKIQTPIFMPVGTVASVKTVHQRELKEDIKAQIILGNTYHLYLRPGMETMQAAGGLHKFMNWDLPILTDSGGFQVFSLSGSRKMSEEGVKFKSHIDGSYHLFTPEKSMEIQRQIGADIFMAFDECVAYPSEYNQVKASMEMTHRWLKRCIDWNEKNPELYGHKQRFFPIVQGSTYSDLRKISAEVISEAGAEGNAIGGLSVGEPEEELYRITDEVTDILPKDKPRYLMGVGTPWNILESIGLGIDMMDCVMPTRNARNAMLFTWQGVMNLKNEKWKQDFSPLDEFGTSFVDREYSKAYLRHLFVSKEYLAKQIASIHNLAFYLDLVKVAREHIVAGDFYEWKKSVVPVLRQRL from the coding sequence ATGAAATTTTTTAATGTAGAAAAAACCTCTGAAGGAAAAGCAAGAGCAGGAGAGATCACCACAGATCACGGGAAGATACAAACGCCCATCTTTATGCCTGTAGGAACTGTAGCAAGTGTAAAAACAGTTCACCAGAGAGAATTAAAAGAAGACATTAAAGCCCAGATCATTCTGGGTAATACATATCATTTATACCTTCGTCCCGGAATGGAGACAATGCAGGCTGCAGGAGGTTTACACAAATTCATGAACTGGGATCTTCCTATTCTTACAGACTCGGGAGGTTTTCAGGTGTTTTCGCTTTCAGGAAGCAGAAAAATGTCAGAGGAGGGAGTGAAGTTCAAATCCCATATTGATGGAAGTTATCACTTATTTACTCCTGAAAAGTCTATGGAAATCCAAAGACAGATCGGAGCCGATATCTTCATGGCCTTTGACGAGTGTGTAGCATATCCTTCAGAATACAATCAGGTAAAAGCTTCCATGGAAATGACCCATCGCTGGTTAAAAAGATGTATTGACTGGAATGAAAAAAATCCTGAATTGTATGGACATAAACAAAGGTTTTTCCCTATTGTTCAAGGGTCAACATATTCGGATTTAAGAAAAATATCTGCTGAAGTGATTTCTGAAGCTGGAGCAGAAGGAAATGCTATTGGTGGCCTTTCTGTTGGGGAGCCTGAAGAAGAACTGTACAGAATTACCGATGAAGTGACGGATATTCTTCCAAAAGATAAGCCCAGATACCTGATGGGAGTAGGAACACCATGGAATATTCTTGAATCTATTGGTTTGGGAATCGATATGATGGACTGTGTAATGCCTACCAGAAATGCAAGAAATGCAATGCTTTTCACCTGGCAGGGGGTAATGAATCTTAAAAATGAAAAATGGAAGCAGGATTTTTCGCCTTTAGATGAATTTGGAACAAGTTTCGTAGATAGAGAATATTCAAAAGCGTATCTGCGTCATTTATTTGTTTCCAAAGAATATCTGGCAAAACAAATTGCATCAATTCATAACTTGGCGTTTTATTTAGACCTTGTAAAAGTAGCAAGAGAACATATTGTAGCAGGTGATTTCTATGAATGGAAAAAATCTGTGGTACCCGTTCTTAGACAGAGACTTTAA
- a CDS encoding DUF4296 domain-containing protein: MKKLVFIFVMLCLFSCGDYIDKPKNMIEPDAMAEIMADLAITDQAVAIYQNKNLEAGTRFVLKTHKVKSEDFIESFKYYVIKDKMKDIAENAQKIVLKKDPKADKYIKDKLKNTGNVPVLEK, encoded by the coding sequence ATGAAAAAGCTGGTCTTCATTTTCGTTATGCTGTGCCTGTTCTCATGCGGCGACTATATCGACAAACCCAAGAATATGATCGAGCCGGATGCTATGGCTGAGATCATGGCTGATCTTGCGATTACGGATCAGGCGGTTGCTATCTATCAGAATAAAAATTTAGAAGCAGGGACAAGATTTGTTCTTAAAACCCACAAGGTAAAATCTGAAGATTTTATTGAAAGCTTTAAATATTATGTCATCAAAGACAAAATGAAAGATATTGCTGAAAACGCACAGAAAATAGTATTAAAAAAAGACCCGAAAGCGGATAAGTACATCAAGGATAAGTTGAAAAACACAGGAAATGTACCCGTTTTAGAAAAATAA
- a CDS encoding polyprenol monophosphomannose synthase, whose product MKKLVIIPTYNEKENIENIISAVFALEDDFHILVVDDSSPDGTAEIVRELQKRFSHHLHMSVRHVKDGLGKAYIHGFKWAIENNYDYIFEMDADFSHNPNDLPKLFEACLQADMAIGSRYSKGVNVVNWPMGRVLLSYFASKYVRFILGLPIHDTTAGFVCFSRKVLEEIGLNNVKLKGYGFQIEMKFRAFKKGFKIVEVPIIFTNRILGESKMNGGIIHEAVFGVLNLKWKSIINRL is encoded by the coding sequence ATGAAAAAACTCGTCATCATCCCTACTTATAACGAAAAGGAAAATATTGAAAATATTATTTCCGCAGTTTTTGCGTTGGAAGACGACTTTCATATTTTAGTGGTGGATGACTCTTCTCCGGATGGAACGGCAGAGATTGTCAGAGAACTTCAGAAAAGGTTTTCCCACCATCTGCATATGTCGGTAAGGCATGTGAAAGACGGGTTGGGGAAAGCGTATATTCACGGGTTTAAATGGGCTATCGAAAACAATTATGACTACATTTTTGAAATGGATGCCGATTTTTCCCACAATCCCAATGATCTTCCTAAACTTTTTGAAGCCTGTTTACAGGCAGATATGGCCATCGGGTCACGGTATTCGAAGGGAGTCAATGTAGTGAATTGGCCAATGGGCAGAGTTTTACTTTCCTATTTTGCGTCCAAGTATGTAAGATTTATTTTAGGTCTTCCGATTCATGATACTACTGCAGGATTTGTTTGTTTTTCAAGAAAAGTCCTTGAAGAGATCGGGCTGAATAACGTAAAACTTAAAGGCTACGGCTTTCAGATAGAAATGAAGTTCCGTGCATTCAAAAAAGGTTTCAAAATTGTAGAAGTTCCTATTATATTTACAAACAGAATTTTAGGAGAAAGTAAAATGAACGGTGGAATTATTCATGAAGCCGTATTTGGAGTTTTAAATTTAAAGTGGAAATCAATAATCAACAGATTATGA
- a CDS encoding DUF4271 domain-containing protein, whose amino-acid sequence MLLSQNFINHVRIPENNDWVIFILIGCIFLYVFMMNIIERDASLKDFLLQKYFDASNNLPSWIITSCVTALTLSVLLSQYIPIVPKYIANLQIMGYQLNKFGYTLLMVLFFYVSKSALGFLFYQSIGDGKKWSVFYFTSTKFYFILSFLLIILCVTHYYFPVDRNKIFLYYFSFFAFVAVFKIFFYLFHKNNILPEKWYYKFLYICTLQIAPLLLLWKLLFF is encoded by the coding sequence TTGCTGTTATCACAAAACTTTATCAACCACGTAAGAATACCTGAGAACAATGACTGGGTAATCTTTATCCTGATCGGATGCATATTTCTGTACGTTTTCATGATGAATATCATTGAAAGAGATGCCAGCCTGAAAGATTTTCTGCTTCAGAAATATTTTGACGCCAGCAACAACCTGCCAAGCTGGATCATCACTTCCTGTGTAACGGCACTCACCCTGTCTGTCTTGCTTTCTCAGTATATCCCCATTGTTCCGAAATACATCGCGAACCTGCAAATTATGGGATACCAGCTCAATAAATTCGGATATACACTTTTAATGGTTTTATTTTTTTATGTGTCAAAATCTGCATTGGGATTTTTATTTTACCAAAGTATAGGTGACGGCAAAAAATGGTCTGTTTTTTATTTCACCTCCACAAAATTCTACTTCATTCTTTCATTTTTATTAATAATTCTGTGTGTAACCCACTATTATTTCCCCGTGGACAGAAATAAAATATTTTTATACTATTTCTCTTTCTTCGCATTTGTCGCTGTTTTCAAGATTTTCTTCTATTTGTTTCACAAAAACAATATACTTCCCGAAAAATGGTATTATAAATTTTTGTATATTTGCACCCTCCAAATCGCACCTTTATTGTTGCTATGGAAGTTGTTATTTTTTTAA
- a CDS encoding uroporphyrinogen-III synthase, translating into MRIKSILVSQPAPSESSPYLDIAKKEKIKIDFRPFIHVEGVDNKELRTQKIDLTQYTGIIFTSKNAIDHYFRLAEELRFAVPDTMRYICQSEAIANYLQKHIVYRKRKISFGEKNFSDLLPLFKKFPTEKYLLPSSDVLSPDIVKTMDSSNVDWTRAIMYRTVCSDLTDINAKDYDMLIFFSPQGIKSLQQNYPDFKQDETKIGVFGNTTLAAAEEAGLKVDLMAPTKETPSMTMALEKYIKALHK; encoded by the coding sequence ATGAGAATAAAGTCTATATTGGTTTCTCAACCAGCGCCTAGTGAGTCTTCTCCATACCTGGATATAGCAAAGAAGGAAAAAATAAAGATTGATTTCCGTCCTTTCATCCACGTCGAAGGAGTTGACAACAAAGAACTCAGAACACAGAAGATAGATCTGACGCAATATACTGGGATCATTTTTACCAGCAAAAATGCGATAGACCATTACTTCAGACTTGCCGAGGAGCTGCGTTTTGCCGTTCCGGACACGATGAGATACATCTGCCAGTCTGAGGCGATTGCCAACTATCTACAGAAACATATTGTTTATAGAAAGAGAAAGATCAGCTTTGGGGAGAAAAACTTCTCAGACCTTCTGCCTCTATTTAAAAAATTCCCTACTGAAAAATACCTTCTGCCGTCTTCGGATGTGTTGAGCCCGGATATTGTAAAAACAATGGACTCATCAAACGTTGACTGGACAAGAGCGATCATGTACAGAACGGTATGCAGTGATCTTACAGATATCAATGCTAAAGATTACGACATGCTGATCTTTTTCAGTCCACAGGGAATTAAATCTCTACAGCAGAATTACCCGGACTTCAAACAGGATGAAACAAAGATCGGTGTTTTCGGAAACACAACTTTAGCAGCAGCAGAAGAAGCAGGCTTAAAGGTAGATCTTATGGCTCCTACAAAGGAAACTCCGTCTATGACAATGGCACTTGAAAAGTATATTAAAGCACTCCATAAATAG